A window of Periophthalmus magnuspinnatus isolate fPerMag1 chromosome 21, fPerMag1.2.pri, whole genome shotgun sequence genomic DNA:
CGATGACAAAGGTCGAGGCCTGTGCACTGAGCTAACAATTTAAACAGGACTTTGATTTATCTTTTATACCACACAAACGTTTCAACACGCCGTCtcattcagggtttttttttcttaattttttctactttctacatgtTGTTTAcgcacagaaaacatcaaatctaTGAAGTAACATGGTGcttatggaattatgcagcaaataaaaatgctattattttttatattttatttcaaatcctcaaagtatttcagtttttttctttactacataattctatatatcttgcttcatatatctgatgttttctgcatgtatctaaaatgcagaaagtagaaaaagtaaaaaaaacaaaacacaaaaaagcatcaaatgagagggcgtgtccaattttttaaactttaaaccggTAGCATATATGGATATAACATTGGGTTCTGTTCTGGTTCTTAAATAAACTGGTGGAGCAAAGTAACTCCAAACATCAGTAGCTGTCGTCTTGCTAAATGCGTCCATGGATGAAGTGTTTGCATTGAAGTCTATGGCATATGGCGGAGCTGCCGTCTGGAGAACGCGCAGCGGAGTCCAGCGTGTCCATAGGAACCAGCAGAGTCTCTCCATAACGCTGTATAACGCCACAGCGAGCCGCGACGCTAAGAAGATTAATGCATTTACGGAAAAAACTGGCACTCCCGACGTTACAGTTACAGGAGAGAAACGGCGGCGGAGAACATCTGCTCGGAGCCAACACTTCTGATCTGCTCGttttacacagacacatgcgAGCGGTGTAAATGCAATTTCAGACAACACTAAGACTAAGATCTCTATGATTACCATTAcgtaatattaattaaaaatgaccaTTATGCAACAAATATAGATATTTCATCACATTTCAACAATAATCCACAGTTTCCTTTTGAGCCCTCGTGTAAAAAAGACCTGTAGCTTAAATCCTTGGCcgccacagactgtgtaaagacgtggactgagcgagtgcgacgtcacccacagcgttcagctccagtcgaatgaagctcatcgaggctagagcaggtataggggccaatttggagctttaaccgcgagtgtcatagcaaccaaagagccaatcaggaacgaggctgctgaaggtaacgcctctttccGCCCGCACAACTAACATTTTAACTTTAGCGgcagcaacctcagggaaaggcgcctgatttgtccgttattaatgttcaaatcttgattcacggacaaaataacgaaataaaaaccccaaaatgacgcgtctgacagcagcagttacagagaaaggagcgacattttttttaacctcctaagacccgagctcGTGCATGACatgatttattaatttctctttgttatttgggctgattggacctgatgagcgtaaaaaaaacaattatctttttacatcatgtagtttctgagaaaagtgatgtaaaactaatgtcctcatatgtggacgtttgaatcattttgataaaacatctgaataatgatttgcaaaaactattaagaccctgaacacagcaacatttgtcctgaatgtaaaaacaaaatgagaaacaacaattgtgcgtctcggaacaatgtgtctcacgtgaagagctgcagacaggagcaggaagacatgtgactttacaaaaaaataaatatattctgaacattctaaacccttaaaaatattctaaattgaacatgtttgcattgttgctgttcttttaCTTCTAAAAATTCGCATTGTGACCTAGACAACCCAGAATGTGTTGTCCAAATGTGTGaacgccaggtcctaggaggttaatgTAAAGTGGTTTGGCGTCGATGGAGCCGggagcgcacccatgatcacttcctgtttgttggTGTTGCTAGCGTGTTAgccgtgtccatttatatacacagtccaTGTCGGGCCCTCATGCTTCTCATATTTAACAGTCACACATGGTacagtataagacacagacccAGCGCAGGTGGGATTTAAAACAGCTGCCTCAACACCGTCGTTCCATTTCTGACCCTGACCTTAACCATAATCCCGTTCTAACGACAAATATATAAACGCCAACCTCCAAACGCAGCCGCGGTTCTTCAAGTGCACGCCATGACGTCGTAGACACCGCTCACCGCCCACAGCAACGAGACCCAGACCCAGCCGAGGTCCGGTCCGTGCGTCGAGCCACGGTCAGACAACTGCGCCTCCTCCGACTCCTGCGCCGTCCCGTTCCTGAGGCTCTCCGAACTGTTCCCCATCTCCTCCTTCAGTTCCTGTTGGAGCAGCTTCGAAATCAAACTATTGAATTTATTTTCCGTAGTGGACGCGATCTCAGAGGAGGCCGTGGTCAGGTTCAGCTCTGCCGGATCAATGCAAGTGCCGTTGATTTTCGCGAACGCCACCTCGCTTAGATCCAGTCCCGCCACGGAGGACGGAGACGCGCACGGGATGTCCCTCACCAGTTTGTAGCTCTCCATCCAATCCTTTAACCACGCCAGGGAGCAGTCGCATTCCCAAGGGTTTCGGAAGAGATAGAGTCGACCCAGGAAGTAGATTGGCTGGAAAACGGCGAATGGGAGAGTGGTGAGGTTGTTGCTGTTCAAGTGGAGCGTGATCAGGCTGGTTAGGTTTTCAAACGTTCCTTCCTCGATGAACACCAACTGATTTCTGTCCAAATATAAGACTTCCAGTTCAACCAAATCACCGAACCACGTCTTGGATACGTTGGTGAGCTGGTTTCCTCCGAGGTTTAGCATTTTGAGGCAGCTGAGGCCTTGGAACGCcacccgggggaggctggagagGAGGTTATCGTTGAGGTAGAAGTTTTCCAGACGCACGAGATCCTGGAAGGCCTGGTCGTGGATCACGTTGATGCGGTTTTCCTGGAGGTTCAGATACCTGCCGTGGACAAAACAGTAGAGAAAAGACATGATTTTTGAAAGAGTCTTAACGGTTAAATTGGGTCACAACCAGAGCggatcaatcaaacctgttgctaacgctagcgggagtgacttcggggaaagaaggcgcctgatttgtctgttattaatgttcatattttgatttacagacacaatagtgaaataaaaacaccaggatcatgtagagcgggttaattggagccagagggAATGGAGCAGGaggcacgcccatgatcacttcctacttgtaacgcggcggctagcgggttagctatgtccgtttatgtttacagtctatggtcataaTGTAATGGCCGACACATTTTGTTGAATCTAATTGGAGACACGAAGTTAACTGGTCCAAGTGAGTCGCTTAAACGTTGCATCTACTGGTGTCCTTCGGTAAGACAAACATTAGTTCACAAACATTACCAACTCtgcggaagggcatctggagtaaagTCTTGCCAAATTATATCTACGTGGAAGTGATGCGCAGTCAAACTAAGCTAATACTATTTAGAATTAGTCAAATGGATCAGATTCactgacatttttaaccaaTGTCCCAGTGTTTTCCAGATTGAAAGTTCAATTCCaggcattaacatctccatggagacaagcagaaaagttacataaggcACCTTTAAATCCGCCCTGTTGTGCTCGTGTCTCTAGAGTTCTCATTTCTGACACtcctggatcattatgttagaatttacacattttaaatcacaatattcatctaaaacgacttaacaaAAGAAGTAAGTTCCCATTGGGcaacgtcacagtgggcgtgtcccagtggaggtgaaaacgggggtagatcgacaaaatggcgtcttgaaaataagcgattaaacatgaatcactccaaatacaactttgggtgagtaaatgagaaggaaacaactataacacggctaaaaactctgaaaagtcctttAACCTCAGCTGGAACTGGACTCACTTGAGACTCCCCAGACCCAGCAGCGAGTTATACGCCACCGCCTCGATCTTGTTCCTCTCCAGGTAAATGTGCGTGAGGTTCTCCATGCCGCGGATCGCTCCTGGAATCCTCCGGAAGTTGTTCTGGAAGCAGAGCAGCTCCTTCAGGGCGATTTGCTCGATGAAAATGCGGTCGGGGATGTTGAAGAGGTTACAGTCCGACAAGTCCAGACGCAGCAGCTTCTTCAGGCCGGTGAACGTGCGAGTGTGGAGGTAACTGATGTACTCGTTGTGCGCCATTTTGAGCTCGAGCAGGTTGGAGAGTCCCTGTAAACAACGGGGAAAATGTTTTGAGTGACTGTATTCTGGTactgttactttttcatttggtggtattgagaatatttagctttttttggTGAGGCAGGCGTGACGggaaacacagaacaaacagtgaaacaaacatccAGCTGTTTTTTTAATCCTGTGTTGCGTCTTTACCATATAATTCAAGtatatctataagggactacttcaaaaactgccagaacacCTCAGCTACTCGTTTACCTTTGATACCAGATCGCACGACTGCATAAGGTTAAGAACAAgacgcaccaaaactgagacgggaaagaggttTTGAGCCGTTTTGTTTCACGAAAATGGAACatactccaaggaaaagcaaaactggacactgcaactcaacacattttcaaactgttcTTCCCGTCGCTGCCTTTAGAGTCGCAATATGACCTATATTCGAtcctgcagtggtggaagaagtactcagttttgtcgctgaagtaaaagtacagacactggatCAAAAAATACTTGAGTGAACGTAAAAGTGTCTCATgtaccagtttaaaatgtgcttaaagagtaaaaagtaacagtatttctcgcagattttgagtcttataaagcttcaaatgtggtgattttgataaacattTGCGCTgaacatctgtttttatttgtatatttttgttttactcaaattatgaacgtgttaaaaataaacgaTCAGCTTTTCCAGCAGCTCTCacgcaataataaaaaatactgttacttttcagtccagttgagAAACAAAGCGCAgtggaaagtacagacactgctctcaaatgtactgaagtaaaagtaaaagtatccactgtaaagcaccagatacctaaaaaaaaaagtactgagctttactacttttactccgtTACGCTCCACCTCTGCCGTCACGCACCAGTTCAACACATCACCGTCTCTTTATAACAATAGGAGCAAACGATCTAAAAATAACAGTCAAAGCTGATTAGCAGTCGGCTGGTTCAAAGGTTAAATAAACAATCTCTTTTTGAGAGGAGTGCTCACCAATCTGGCAACTCTAAAGAACTGTTCTGAGTTTATACAGTGAGCTGAAACAATGAAACAGTGAATATTATAAGCAACCGAAACATAAACATACAccaccagtcaaacgtttggacacatcctctcattcagcttttttttgtgtatttttactagTTTCTGTGTTTTATATCCACACaaaagacatcagatatatgaagtgaCATATATGGAAAAAcactactgaaaaaaatcataactcttttgtttctaaatatttttcttttattttttcacagcgtttagaacgactcttccgacattaatctgagcaaatccagcaccgaggaacgaaccctcattgaacagtggtactttgagtcacatgggtcaaattcacaaacccagagGTGTTAAAgtcgacattttaacaccagagatgccccgagcgtaaacgccattaaaggaataataagtgtttttcaaagacagggggcagtatgtgatctccacagacctgactagtcctgatttcttcctgtggggcgatcttaaagaaaaggtgtttgtgaataaacctcagaca
This region includes:
- the nyx gene encoding nyctalopin; this translates as MRVAMAGRWACARACPASCTCTPERSCSVLCDRSGMAELPKEFPCEASAINLDKNRLKFLSERAFGTLPSLKTLSLDHNNISFITPGAFKGLSNLLELKMAHNEYISYLHTRTFTGLKKLLRLDLSDCNLFNIPDRIFIEQIALKELLCFQNNFRRIPGAIRGMENLTHIYLERNKIEAVAYNSLLGLGSLKYLNLQENRINVIHDQAFQDLVRLENFYLNDNLLSSLPRVAFQGLSCLKMLNLGGNQLTNVSKTWFGDLVELEVLYLDRNQLVFIEEGTFENLTSLITLHLNSNNLTTLPFAVFQPIYFLGRLYLFRNPWECDCSLAWLKDWMESYKLVRDIPCASPSSVAGLDLSEVAFAKINGTCIDPAELNLTTASSEIASTTENKFNSLISKLLQQELKEEMGNSSESLRNGTAQESEEAQLSDRGSTHGPDLGWVWVSLLWAVSGVYDVMACT